One segment of Desulfosudis oleivorans Hxd3 DNA contains the following:
- a CDS encoding (Fe-S)-binding protein, with protein MEHQEILHRCFRCGYCKFPSNYTDINCPAYLAYRFETFAPGGRMWLLSAWLSGKIDVSERLGRIMFSCTGCGNCVAHCAMPGFKEEILLAFTAGRDAILETGTVPGPVRDYLTRVQNAGNPYGKSAKKRAAWREGTDVPEFSGQEYLFFAGDVGSYDSRGQEIARSVAALLKKAGVDFGVLTDGDCSDGNDVAMTGEKALFEDLAGKNIGTFADRGVQKIITLSPHSFHAFKNLYPALGGQFQVFHYTQVLAFAMGRLPFKSPSEKTRVAFHDPCYLGRHNGDYQSPRTVLSFTPGIELAEMDRNRENALCCGGGGGNLFTDMISGGDDSAARSRCREAAAAGVSVLAVACPACAVMLEDAVKTEGLANTLQVKEISELVMEQVA; from the coding sequence ATGGAACATCAGGAAATTCTGCACCGCTGCTTCCGTTGCGGGTACTGCAAATTCCCGTCCAACTACACGGACATCAACTGCCCGGCCTACCTTGCCTACCGGTTTGAAACATTCGCGCCCGGCGGCCGCATGTGGCTGCTTTCCGCGTGGCTTTCCGGAAAAATCGACGTCAGCGAACGGCTGGGCCGAATCATGTTCTCCTGCACCGGGTGCGGCAACTGTGTGGCCCACTGCGCCATGCCCGGCTTCAAGGAAGAAATCCTGCTGGCCTTTACCGCGGGCCGGGATGCCATTCTGGAGACCGGCACGGTGCCCGGCCCGGTCCGGGACTACCTGACCCGTGTGCAGAACGCGGGAAACCCCTATGGAAAGTCAGCCAAAAAACGGGCCGCCTGGCGCGAGGGAACGGACGTGCCCGAATTTTCCGGCCAGGAGTACCTGTTTTTTGCCGGAGACGTGGGTTCCTATGATTCCCGTGGACAGGAGATCGCCCGGTCCGTGGCGGCCCTGCTCAAAAAGGCCGGCGTGGATTTCGGCGTGCTTACCGACGGTGATTGCTCGGACGGCAATGACGTGGCCATGACGGGCGAAAAGGCGTTGTTTGAGGATCTGGCCGGCAAAAACATCGGCACCTTTGCCGACAGGGGCGTTCAGAAGATTATCACCCTGTCGCCCCATTCGTTTCATGCCTTTAAAAATCTCTACCCGGCCCTGGGCGGGCAGTTCCAGGTGTTCCACTACACCCAGGTGCTGGCCTTTGCCATGGGCCGGCTTCCTTTTAAAAGCCCGTCTGAAAAGACGCGCGTCGCCTTTCACGACCCCTGTTATCTGGGCCGTCACAACGGCGATTACCAGTCGCCCCGCACGGTGCTTTCGTTTACGCCGGGCATCGAACTTGCGGAGATGGACCGCAACCGCGAAAATGCCCTGTGCTGCGGCGGGGGTGGGGGCAACCTGTTTACCGACATGATCTCCGGCGGTGATGATTCCGCGGCCCGGTCCCGGTGCCGGGAGGCCGCGGCTGCCGGTGTTTCGGTCCTGGCTGTGGCCTGCCCGGCCTGCGCCGTGATGCTGGAAGACGCCGTCAAAACCGAAGGCCTGGCGAACACGCTTCAGGTCAAAGAGATTTCAGAACTGGTGATGGAGCAGGTGGCCTGA
- a CDS encoding aspartate kinase: MGLVVQKFGGTSVADIEKIRNVANRVIRTATAGNRVVVVLSAMAGITDSLINLANQAAEDPDGRELDSLLSTGEQTTVALLAMMLTDMGYKARSLLGFQAGIRTNAAATKARIISIDAEKIRTLLAGGYIVVVAGFQGIDDDGNITTLGRGGSDTSAVALAAAIKADVCEIYTDVDGVYTTDPSICEKARKLSRISYDEMLEMASLGAKVLQIRSVEFAKKYNVPVHVRTSFGEEEGTMVLQEDTGMEELVISGVTCSKGEARITFKKVADVPGVASEIFGPIAEARILVDMIIQNTRAGGQTDLTFTVPRGDYKKALAIAQETGKAIGAEEVMGAENLAKVSIIGVGMKNHSGVASTMFSTLAAEGINIQMISTSEIRISCVVEEKYAELAVRVLHTAFGLDKKE, from the coding sequence ATGGGCCTTGTGGTTCAAAAGTTCGGCGGCACATCGGTCGCCGACATCGAAAAAATCCGCAACGTGGCCAACCGGGTCATCCGCACCGCCACCGCGGGCAACCGGGTCGTGGTGGTGCTGTCGGCCATGGCCGGTATCACCGACAGCCTGATCAACCTGGCCAACCAGGCCGCCGAAGATCCGGACGGCAGGGAACTGGATTCCCTTCTCTCCACCGGCGAGCAGACCACGGTGGCCCTTCTGGCCATGATGCTCACCGACATGGGGTACAAGGCCCGGTCCCTGCTGGGGTTCCAGGCGGGAATCCGCACCAATGCGGCGGCCACCAAGGCCCGAATCATCAGCATCGACGCGGAAAAAATCCGCACACTGCTGGCCGGCGGCTATATCGTGGTGGTGGCCGGGTTCCAGGGCATCGACGATGACGGCAACATCACCACCCTGGGCCGGGGCGGGTCCGACACCTCGGCCGTGGCCCTGGCCGCCGCCATCAAGGCCGACGTGTGCGAAATCTACACCGACGTGGACGGGGTCTACACCACCGATCCCTCCATCTGTGAAAAGGCCAGAAAACTTTCCCGGATTTCCTACGACGAAATGCTGGAGATGGCCAGCCTGGGCGCCAAGGTGCTCCAGATCCGGTCGGTGGAGTTTGCAAAAAAATACAACGTGCCTGTTCACGTAAGAACATCTTTTGGCGAGGAGGAAGGAACCATGGTGCTGCAAGAAGACACCGGCATGGAAGAACTGGTCATCTCCGGGGTAACCTGCTCAAAGGGCGAGGCCCGGATCACATTCAAAAAGGTGGCGGATGTGCCGGGCGTGGCATCCGAAATTTTTGGCCCCATCGCCGAGGCCCGCATCCTGGTGGACATGATCATTCAGAACACCCGGGCCGGGGGCCAGACCGACCTGACATTCACCGTTCCCAGGGGGGACTATAAAAAAGCCCTGGCCATTGCCCAGGAAACCGGCAAGGCCATCGGCGCCGAAGAGGTGATGGGCGCGGAAAACCTGGCCAAGGTGTCGATCATCGGCGTGGGCATGAAAAACCACTCCGGCGTTGCTTCCACCATGTTCTCCACCCTGGCCGCCGAGGGCATCAACATTCAGATGATCAGCACCTCGGAAATCCGCATCTCCTGCGTGGTGGAAGAAAAATACGCCGAACTGGCCGTGCGCGTGCTGCACACCGCCTTTGGCCTGGATAAAAAAGAGTAG
- a CDS encoding caspase family protein, with protein MKKALSFVCIALAVFFCQTATPDASDRPVIYAQAGNSSGVDRVIFSPNGDYLVSLCFPGSAVVWETASGRTYGEFPTDADVPPELSGVMGFKNFGEVYSLADARTTSTDTGRITHSDDTRLMAEIPNNSCSTILLRDAKTGAVLHTLGFLRDTFHQMAFSEDRSVFYTHSGFSDLTVWDPRAGELKQKDPDVDLLDDNRFLCAVAKETEGFCFLSKKTTAFFRITDTLTGRETRIPWDDMPHGRIFGLSPDMTRVLMGIFDDSRHYRLLDVATAQPLFDFHAESDNQIEWDMGRFAFSPDSRHIAFKANEIDKETGKHRNTLHLYDTNSGAKVRTFTVPAPSTIIYSFAFDPSGKALLVADATTIYRVNITDGAVVQTFATENEKTPWWASIVSNICMSDDGRRIAAGDAVGVVHVWETGGGTKTATLPTAADGSYCVVLAPDKNRVWSTGKDDGTIYLTDIATGENVARFISFRDGGWIVITPQGYYNASANGEKYLNVRIGTSIYDIGNYREAFFRPDLVKVALQGGSLKHLRTVADTPPAPAVTIVNAPVKTDREEIAVTVRITDQGGGIGDIRIFLNDSAVVSDSSRGIALTPVADEKSVIKTYTLRLVPGVNILRATAFNSDNTMQSNAALHTVTAGFETGRKPALHAVVVGINTYKNPQLTLKYAVPDARLFADTLKSVGTGLFETVSVDLLTTPEATTKTTIQRRLEAMRQQVRPDDVFVFYVASHGMVEEGTYFLVTSNVGSLRTERLRDDALPQDLLKGLIANIPSTKKLVVIDTCNAGRLGEALQAALLTRGMSEDTAMKILSRAVGSTILSASTSMQEALEGYNDHGLFTYILVQGLKGKADIGNTGFVKTTALADYVDTEVPLAAEKTFQRPQYPTISISGQPFPIGRVK; from the coding sequence ATGAAAAAAGCCTTGTCCTTCGTCTGTATTGCCCTGGCTGTGTTTTTCTGCCAGACGGCAACCCCCGACGCTTCCGACAGGCCGGTTATCTATGCCCAGGCCGGCAACAGCTCGGGCGTTGACAGGGTTATTTTTTCTCCAAACGGAGACTATCTGGTCTCCCTCTGCTTTCCCGGAAGTGCCGTGGTCTGGGAAACCGCATCGGGCCGCACCTACGGAGAGTTTCCGACAGACGCCGATGTTCCACCGGAACTTTCCGGCGTTATGGGCTTCAAAAACTTCGGGGAGGTTTACAGCCTTGCCGACGCCCGGACCACGAGCACCGACACCGGCCGAATCACTCATTCCGATGACACGCGGCTGATGGCCGAAATCCCCAACAACAGCTGCTCCACCATCCTTCTCCGGGACGCAAAAACCGGCGCGGTTTTACACACTCTGGGCTTTCTCCGGGACACCTTTCACCAGATGGCCTTTTCCGAAGACCGGTCCGTTTTTTACACTCACTCCGGGTTCAGTGACCTGACGGTATGGGACCCCCGGGCCGGTGAGCTGAAACAAAAAGACCCGGATGTTGACCTGCTGGACGACAACCGCTTTCTCTGTGCAGTGGCCAAAGAGACCGAGGGCTTCTGTTTTCTTTCTAAAAAAACCACCGCCTTTTTCCGCATCACCGACACCCTCACCGGCCGGGAGACCAGAATTCCCTGGGACGATATGCCGCACGGCCGTATATTCGGCCTCTCGCCGGACATGACCCGCGTGCTGATGGGCATCTTTGACGACAGCCGCCACTACCGGTTGCTGGACGTGGCAACGGCCCAACCGCTTTTTGATTTTCACGCGGAAAGCGACAACCAGATTGAGTGGGACATGGGCCGGTTCGCCTTTTCGCCGGACAGCCGTCATATCGCCTTCAAGGCGAATGAAATCGACAAAGAGACCGGAAAGCACAGAAACACGCTTCATCTTTATGACACAAACAGCGGAGCAAAAGTCCGCACTTTTACCGTCCCTGCCCCTTCCACCATCATTTACAGCTTCGCCTTTGATCCTTCCGGCAAGGCCCTTCTGGTTGCCGACGCCACCACCATCTACCGGGTGAACATCACGGATGGGGCCGTTGTTCAAACCTTTGCCACGGAAAACGAAAAAACCCCCTGGTGGGCCTCGATTGTCAGCAACATCTGCATGTCTGACGACGGCCGACGAATAGCGGCCGGTGACGCCGTGGGTGTCGTCCACGTCTGGGAGACCGGCGGCGGCACAAAAACCGCCACCCTGCCCACCGCGGCAGACGGCTCCTATTGTGTTGTCCTGGCGCCGGACAAAAACCGGGTATGGTCCACCGGAAAGGATGATGGCACCATCTATCTTACCGACATCGCCACCGGGGAAAACGTGGCCCGTTTCATCAGCTTTCGGGACGGCGGATGGATTGTCATCACCCCGCAAGGCTATTACAATGCCTCGGCCAACGGCGAAAAATATCTCAATGTCCGCATCGGCACCTCCATCTACGACATTGGAAACTACCGGGAGGCCTTTTTTCGGCCCGACCTGGTAAAAGTGGCGCTTCAAGGCGGTTCCCTGAAACACCTCCGCACCGTGGCCGACACGCCGCCGGCACCGGCGGTGACCATTGTCAACGCCCCGGTGAAAACCGACCGGGAGGAGATTGCCGTAACTGTCCGAATCACGGACCAGGGCGGTGGTATCGGCGATATCCGCATCTTTCTCAACGACAGCGCCGTTGTATCGGACAGCAGCCGGGGCATCGCCCTGACGCCCGTGGCCGATGAAAAATCGGTAATTAAAACCTATACCCTGCGCCTGGTGCCAGGTGTCAACATACTGCGGGCCACGGCATTCAACAGCGACAACACCATGCAGAGCAACGCGGCCCTGCATACAGTGACCGCCGGATTTGAAACCGGCCGCAAGCCGGCCCTCCACGCCGTGGTGGTGGGTATCAACACCTATAAAAACCCTCAACTCACCTTGAAATACGCGGTGCCCGACGCCCGGCTCTTTGCCGACACCTTGAAGTCCGTGGGAACCGGGCTGTTTGAAACCGTTTCCGTGGACCTGCTCACAACGCCGGAAGCCACCACGAAAACAACCATCCAGCGGCGTCTGGAAGCAATGCGGCAGCAGGTACGGCCCGACGACGTTTTTGTCTTCTACGTGGCCAGCCACGGCATGGTGGAGGAGGGCACCTATTTCCTGGTCACATCCAACGTGGGGTCCCTGCGCACGGAGCGACTGCGCGATGATGCCCTGCCCCAGGACCTGCTCAAAGGGCTGATCGCCAATATTCCTTCCACCAAGAAGCTGGTGGTCATCGATACCTGCAACGCCGGCCGGCTGGGCGAGGCCCTTCAGGCGGCCCTGCTGACCCGGGGCATGAGTGAAGACACGGCCATGAAGATCCTGAGCAGGGCCGTGGGCTCCACTATTCTTTCGGCCTCCACCTCCATGCAGGAGGCCCTGGAGGGGTACAACGACCACGGCCTCTTCACCTACATCCTGGTGCAGGGGTTAAAAGGAAAAGCGGACATCGGCAACACCGGCTTTGTCAAAACCACGGCCCTGGCTGATTACGTGGACACCGAGGTACCCCTGGCCGCGGAAAAAACCTTTCAGCGGCCCCAGTATCCCACCATCTCCATCAGTGGCCAGCCCTTTCCCATCGGCCGGGTGAAATAA
- a CDS encoding (Fe-S)-binding protein — translation MNAIVFDPTVCAACKTVDCLMNCQYISFGDVAEAKKEKQKINAGKESRVLHECLTCYACQEYCPNHNNPFFVLVELQEKLGLLPAPRPVVAEQLKMMAFKGRLARAPVASPLINMCAFPMLTGSIRGRLYEGASVIAGTDIFCNVMWLHFAKNSVIRERVPKAIDNIMSFFMKDSGLTDMVCFHDECYGTYTTLAKAYGIDVPFRPIHLFDYINGRLDDLADRIKPLNQVVAYQRGCSNRLCPETDAVLDEIFEKIGAIRAPRKYDRENALCCGGVPRAHQRDEFADDLVERNISDMLDVKAVYCVFNCPFCMATLAQEVAERGLMPILVSDLVQAALGE, via the coding sequence ATGAACGCCATTGTTTTTGATCCAACCGTCTGCGCGGCCTGTAAAACCGTGGACTGCCTGATGAACTGCCAGTACATCTCCTTTGGCGACGTGGCTGAGGCGAAAAAAGAAAAGCAGAAGATCAATGCCGGCAAGGAGAGCCGTGTGCTCCACGAATGCCTCACCTGCTATGCCTGCCAGGAGTACTGCCCCAACCACAACAACCCGTTTTTCGTGCTGGTGGAACTTCAGGAAAAGCTGGGCCTGCTGCCCGCGCCCCGGCCCGTGGTGGCCGAGCAGTTAAAAATGATGGCGTTCAAGGGCCGGCTGGCCAGGGCGCCGGTGGCCTCGCCCCTGATCAACATGTGCGCCTTTCCCATGCTGACCGGCTCCATTCGGGGCCGGCTGTATGAAGGGGCGTCGGTGATTGCGGGAACAGACATCTTTTGCAACGTCATGTGGCTTCACTTTGCCAAAAACTCGGTGATCCGGGAGCGGGTGCCCAAAGCCATCGACAACATCATGTCCTTTTTCATGAAGGATTCCGGCCTTACCGATATGGTCTGCTTTCATGATGAGTGCTACGGCACCTACACCACACTGGCAAAGGCCTACGGCATTGACGTGCCGTTCCGGCCGATCCACCTGTTTGACTATATCAACGGCCGGCTGGATGACCTGGCCGACCGGATCAAGCCATTAAACCAGGTGGTCGCCTACCAGCGGGGCTGTTCCAACCGGCTCTGCCCGGAGACCGACGCGGTGCTGGACGAAATCTTTGAAAAAATCGGCGCCATCCGCGCGCCCCGCAAGTATGACCGGGAAAACGCCCTGTGCTGCGGCGGGGTTCCCCGGGCCCACCAGCGGGACGAGTTTGCCGACGACCTGGTGGAACGAAACATTTCCGACATGCTGGATGTAAAGGCCGTGTATTGCGTGTTCAACTGCCCCTTCTGCATGGCCACCCTGGCCCAGGAGGTGGCCGAGCGGGGCCTGATGCCGATTCTGGTCAGCGACCTTGTCCAGGCCGCCCTGGGGGAGTAA
- a CDS encoding FAD-binding oxidoreductase: MKNTGHDMDKLIKKLQAIVGEAFVSDAAEERYLYSMDQGTMPPAAPDAVVMPKTADQVVQIVRLANELKVPLVPMGGGLVLSGLTRALKGGVIVDMKRMDTIIEVNPASRYVVVEAGVTQGKLKAYLAKHHPDLKHSMPDAPPAATIAGNVCIHGSGHLSVLGGFHSDMLTGLEVVLPTGEIVRTGSCSVSDKWFAKAPLPDLSGLFLGWSGTTGFVTKLGIRLFPNYRHNDVLVYVCETADKMPEIIYRLTSAQVAEDMTPWMTPKPEWARGFFHINIAFGAHSKKELIFKRNLLQESVRPITETKAAGFLPIPPVQKARFLEIPSPDLARFADARKGGGFEYVGAIMAIERFAEAYAQGTKIAEKYHTTYSLGARIIGAGHAMMFFFAYAFNRADSDDVDRAAAALEETNRACLEMGGIPWKAEAPAQKEILKQMDPGTAALMDRLRNTLDPNRIMNPGNWEI; the protein is encoded by the coding sequence ATGAAAAATACGGGACACGACATGGATAAACTGATCAAAAAACTGCAAGCCATTGTGGGCGAGGCCTTTGTCTCTGACGCGGCCGAAGAGCGCTACCTCTACTCCATGGACCAGGGCACCATGCCGCCGGCCGCACCCGACGCCGTGGTAATGCCCAAAACCGCTGACCAGGTGGTGCAAATCGTCCGGCTGGCCAATGAGTTGAAGGTGCCCCTGGTGCCCATGGGCGGAGGACTGGTGCTCTCCGGCCTCACCCGGGCCTTAAAGGGCGGGGTGATTGTGGACATGAAACGAATGGACACCATCATTGAGGTCAACCCGGCCAGCCGCTATGTCGTGGTGGAAGCCGGTGTAACCCAGGGCAAACTCAAGGCCTATCTTGCCAAACACCACCCGGATTTAAAACACTCCATGCCCGACGCGCCCCCGGCCGCCACCATTGCCGGCAATGTGTGCATTCACGGCTCCGGCCACCTCTCGGTGCTGGGCGGGTTTCATTCAGACATGCTCACCGGCCTGGAGGTGGTGCTGCCCACCGGCGAGATCGTTCGCACCGGCTCGTGCAGCGTGTCGGACAAATGGTTTGCCAAAGCGCCCCTGCCCGACCTGTCCGGCCTGTTTCTGGGCTGGTCCGGCACCACCGGCTTCGTTACCAAACTGGGCATCCGGCTTTTTCCCAACTACCGGCACAATGACGTGCTGGTCTACGTGTGCGAAACCGCGGACAAAATGCCGGAGATCATCTACCGGCTCACCAGCGCCCAGGTAGCCGAAGACATGACCCCCTGGATGACCCCCAAGCCGGAATGGGCCAGGGGATTTTTTCATATTAACATCGCTTTTGGCGCCCACTCAAAAAAGGAGCTGATCTTCAAACGCAACCTGCTCCAGGAGTCGGTGCGGCCCATCACTGAAACCAAGGCCGCCGGATTTCTGCCCATTCCGCCGGTGCAGAAGGCCCGGTTCCTGGAGATTCCATCGCCGGACCTGGCCCGGTTTGCCGACGCTCGAAAAGGGGGCGGGTTTGAATACGTGGGCGCCATCATGGCCATTGAACGGTTTGCCGAGGCCTATGCCCAGGGAACAAAAATCGCGGAAAAATACCACACCACCTACTCTTTGGGAGCCCGGATCATCGGGGCCGGCCATGCCATGATGTTCTTTTTTGCCTATGCCTTTAACCGGGCCGACAGCGATGACGTGGACCGGGCCGCGGCCGCCCTGGAAGAGACCAACCGGGCCTGTCTTGAGATGGGCGGCATTCCCTGGAAAGCCGAGGCCCCGGCCCAGAAGGAAATTTTAAAACAAATGGACCCCGGCACCGCGGCACTGATGGACCGGCTGCGAAACACGCTGGACCCCAACCGAATCATGAATCCGGGCAACTGGGAGATATAA
- a CDS encoding J domain-containing protein — protein MISQVPGAEVVHACRLLFPAAAVIDTCFLETVAKKDLKTAFRKKALKTHPDRAKALGRSQEELKRLFEETTSAYHTLSLFFSGRSTRTATVKNEKPASPRPAPRRPARKRTTDHFYTGRLPTRELRLGEYLYYSGLISWKTLINAIVWQKNQRPRFGEIARQWNFLSDAEVYRVLSGKAWNEPFGEYARRRGLLSKYQQMAVSGRQKQLQPMIGEHFINEGLFTPAQVDMMVMRAKQHNRGVGHR, from the coding sequence ATGATCAGCCAGGTGCCGGGCGCGGAGGTCGTACACGCCTGCCGGCTGCTGTTTCCCGCGGCAGCCGTTATTGATACCTGCTTTCTGGAAACCGTGGCAAAAAAAGATCTGAAAACCGCCTTTCGCAAAAAAGCGCTGAAAACCCATCCGGACCGGGCCAAGGCCCTGGGTCGCAGCCAGGAAGAGCTCAAACGCCTGTTTGAGGAGACGACCTCGGCCTACCACACCCTCAGTCTCTTTTTCTCCGGCCGTTCCACCAGAACCGCCACAGTAAAAAATGAAAAGCCCGCCTCACCCCGGCCTGCCCCCAGGCGACCGGCCCGCAAAAGAACAACGGATCATTTTTACACCGGCAGGCTTCCCACCCGGGAATTGCGGCTGGGTGAATACCTTTATTATTCAGGCCTGATCTCCTGGAAAACCCTGATTAACGCCATTGTGTGGCAAAAAAATCAGCGGCCCCGGTTTGGTGAAATCGCCCGGCAGTGGAACTTTCTTTCAGATGCAGAGGTTTACCGGGTCCTGTCCGGAAAAGCCTGGAATGAACCCTTTGGTGAGTACGCCCGGCGCCGCGGCCTGCTTTCCAAATACCAGCAGATGGCTGTATCGGGCCGGCAGAAGCAGCTTCAGCCCATGATCGGCGAGCATTTTATAAACGAGGGACTTTTCACCCCTGCCCAGGTCGACATGATGGTTATGCGCGCGAAACAGCACAACCGGGGTGTCGGCCACCGGTAA
- a CDS encoding DNA internalization-related competence protein ComEC/Rec2, whose translation MPLSVSHDRKPVVWEQACRYPVILLLAFLVAGVLIGRYLPAARPWPAIFFWVCAGAGIVAMVRQKAAVWFFALGFLFFGWVSMARFASPVINEHHLLAHADGNTRWTITGTVDSDPEIFGNRQVFLLKVDALEAGKKRFEPRGRLRVTLYDAPEKPAFGTGLKFSGVIRPIRNFGNPGAFDYRSYMAWQHVFGLAYAPARRVTMVNEKQAPTFFYAVEILRAELGRAIDRATPGPQAGVLKALVVGKKTDITPWARDAFIRSGVAHLLAISGLHVGIVATGVFVLCCRLFSFVPLLLWTGWVKKSAALVTLCVVAGYGMIAGMSPSTQRAVIMVTVFLLSFVVQRSHRLLNTLALAALTILLVHPPALFAVSFQLSFSAVFFIVFGMGVMQARVARISRRPVKIAANFLLVSFLAIVGTLPLTLHYFNQTSLVGLASNCILVPMVGFVAVPLGLVGVIGHMAWPPAGSLLFGMAGTVVQGALAVAQAIAGLPFAAAHTITPNLLEMACLYMLLASGLAFAGNRSGHAPPDTEPVEGKRFVKTWPALLFFFALAVLACDTGYWICHRLLHKDLRITVLDVGQGNAAVVELPRGKVMLIDGGGFAGSSTFDVGERIVAPFLWRNKIATVDILVATHPDTDHIGGLAYVADKFHVKQLWSSGQPADTEDYQALMDAVARREILMPAYETLYGSRTLNGVDVDLLYPAAGFSDPGRAGSWQGTNNNSLVTKISLKEVSFLFPGDILKKAESELVATTGDRLASTVLIVPHHGSKTSSTPVFLDRVRPEVAVFSAGWGNRYNYPHPEVLERYKTLNTRIYRTDLDGAVIMKTDGTVLTVETPCAP comes from the coding sequence ATGCCATTGTCTGTATCACATGACAGAAAGCCGGTGGTTTGGGAGCAGGCATGCCGGTATCCCGTAATTCTGCTGCTGGCGTTCCTGGTGGCCGGGGTTCTTATCGGCCGGTATTTGCCCGCGGCCCGGCCATGGCCGGCCATTTTCTTCTGGGTGTGCGCGGGGGCCGGGATTGTGGCGATGGTTCGGCAAAAAGCCGCTGTCTGGTTTTTTGCTCTGGGCTTTCTGTTTTTCGGGTGGGTGAGCATGGCCCGGTTTGCAAGCCCGGTGATAAATGAACACCACCTGCTGGCCCATGCCGACGGCAATACCCGGTGGACAATCACCGGCACGGTGGACAGCGACCCGGAAATTTTCGGTAACCGGCAGGTGTTTTTGTTGAAGGTGGATGCCCTTGAAGCCGGGAAAAAGCGGTTTGAGCCCAGGGGACGGCTTCGCGTGACCCTTTATGACGCGCCTGAGAAGCCGGCCTTTGGCACGGGGCTGAAATTTTCAGGGGTTATCCGGCCCATTCGCAACTTTGGCAACCCCGGCGCCTTTGACTACAGAAGCTACATGGCCTGGCAGCATGTTTTCGGCCTGGCCTATGCCCCGGCCCGCCGGGTGACAATGGTAAATGAAAAACAGGCCCCCACCTTTTTTTATGCCGTTGAAATTCTACGCGCCGAACTCGGCCGGGCCATTGACAGGGCAACCCCCGGGCCCCAGGCCGGTGTTTTAAAAGCCCTGGTGGTGGGTAAAAAAACCGATATCACGCCCTGGGCACGGGATGCTTTTATCCGGTCCGGGGTGGCCCACCTGCTGGCCATATCCGGCCTGCACGTGGGTATTGTGGCAACCGGCGTGTTTGTTCTCTGTTGCCGGCTGTTTTCCTTTGTGCCGCTGCTGCTGTGGACCGGGTGGGTGAAAAAAAGCGCTGCCCTGGTGACACTGTGTGTCGTGGCAGGCTACGGCATGATTGCCGGCATGTCGCCCTCCACCCAGCGGGCCGTGATCATGGTGACGGTCTTTCTGCTCTCCTTTGTGGTCCAACGCAGCCATCGGCTGCTAAACACCCTGGCCCTGGCGGCTCTGACAATTCTTTTGGTCCATCCGCCCGCCCTGTTTGCCGTGTCGTTTCAGCTCTCTTTTAGTGCCGTGTTTTTCATTGTTTTCGGCATGGGCGTGATGCAGGCCCGGGTGGCCCGCATTTCCCGGCGACCGGTAAAAATTGCCGCAAACTTTCTATTAGTCTCTTTTCTTGCCATTGTGGGCACCCTGCCGTTGACCCTGCACTACTTCAACCAGACCTCACTGGTGGGCCTGGCTTCCAACTGCATCCTGGTGCCCATGGTGGGGTTTGTGGCCGTGCCCCTGGGCCTGGTCGGGGTCATCGGCCACATGGCATGGCCCCCGGCGGGAAGCCTGCTGTTCGGCATGGCCGGAACCGTGGTCCAGGGGGCGCTTGCAGTCGCCCAGGCCATTGCCGGCCTGCCCTTTGCCGCTGCCCATACCATCACCCCGAACCTTCTTGAGATGGCCTGCCTTTATATGCTGCTGGCATCGGGCCTGGCGTTTGCCGGCAACCGGTCAGGCCACGCGCCGCCGGACACGGAGCCTGTTGAAGGCAAACGGTTCGTGAAAACCTGGCCGGCGCTTCTGTTTTTTTTCGCGCTTGCGGTGCTGGCATGTGACACCGGCTACTGGATTTGCCACCGGCTGCTGCACAAAGACCTGCGGATCACGGTGCTGGACGTGGGCCAGGGCAATGCCGCGGTGGTTGAGCTTCCACGGGGCAAGGTGATGCTGATCGACGGCGGCGGGTTTGCCGGCTCTTCCACCTTTGACGTGGGCGAGCGGATCGTGGCCCCTTTTCTCTGGCGCAACAAAATCGCCACCGTGGATATTCTGGTTGCCACCCATCCGGACACCGACCATATCGGGGGCCTGGCCTATGTTGCCGACAAATTTCACGTCAAGCAGCTGTGGAGCAGCGGTCAGCCGGCGGATACGGAAGATTACCAGGCACTGATGGATGCCGTGGCACGGCGAGAAATCCTTATGCCCGCCTACGAAACCCTTTACGGGAGCCGCACCCTTAACGGTGTGGATGTCGATCTTCTCTACCCGGCCGCCGGGTTTTCCGACCCCGGCCGGGCCGGATCATGGCAGGGCACCAACAACAACAGCCTGGTCACGAAAATATCCTTAAAAGAGGTCTCCTTTCTTTTTCCCGGCGACATTCTGAAAAAGGCGGAAAGCGAGCTGGTTGCCACAACCGGGGACCGGCTGGCATCCACGGTGCTGATCGTTCCCCACCACGGCAGCAAAACCTCCAGCACACCGGTTTTCCTGGACCGGGTCCGGCCCGAAGTGGCGGTTTTCTCCGCCGGATGGGGCAACCGCTACAACTACCCTCACCCGGAAGTTCTTGAGCGCTACAAAACCTTAAATACCCGCATCTATCGCACCGACCTTGACGGCGCCGTGATCATGAAAACCGACGGCACCGTTCTGACCGTGGAGACGCCCTGCGCGCCGTAA